The sequence GCAAATGTCTAACACGTATCAGCGACTCTATCAATATGGCACTAGATAGAAGTAGCAAGGTCACAGCCGTCATTGAAAATACTGCTGGGCAAGGGTCTAATTTAGGCCATAGCTTTGAGCAATTAGCACAAATTATAGAAGGTGTGGAAGATAAGACACGGGTGGGGATCTGTCTCGATACCTGTCACATGTTTGCCGCCGGCTATGATCTGACCACCGAAGAAGCCTGCCAACACAGTTTTAAACAGTTCGATGATATTGTGGGCGATAAATATTTAAAAGCTATGCACTTAAATGACAGTAAGACGCCGCTGAACAGCAGAGTAGACAGGCATGAGTCCCTGGGATTAGGCCATATTGGCAAAGCTGCCTTTTTCTTTATCATGAACCACCCCGCGACTAAGGGGATCCCTATGGTGTTAGAGACGATTAACCAAGATATTTGGCCTCAAGAGATAAACTGGCTACGTAGTTTAAGCCAAGATTAGTGGAATATAAGTTACTGCAGGCATTTATAGATAACTGCAACCACCTTAGTTTCTTCCCCCTCATCGATCTGTAACCAAACGATATGAGTACCACCAATCTCCTCGCCGTAATTCATCGCCTGCATTTTTGCATCTCTTAATGCAAACTCACCTTTTCCCTTACCTCTGGCCATGGCGAAGCTATCACAATGTGTGACTTCAAAGTCGTAAGCTTCATTAATTCGGCGGTAAAACTGCTGTTGTTCATCTGAATTTGCACAACCTATGAGGAAGTTGCAGGCAAGCAGAACCATGATAAATTTTAACACCGTAGAAAACCTTTTGGATAAACTGCGGCGTAAGATATAAAAAACCGCCCAAAGGAATTGTGATCCAGATCACACTCAAAACCAACGACATGATACAGCTAGATACACGGGTAACCACTAAAGAGTAAAACTTCCTACTCGGATCATCTTGGCGATGATAAAACACTAAAAAAACACACAGGGCACACAAAAGAAACGCTTAATAAAAAGAGAGCTAACGCCCTCTTTTTATTTCTATTTATGTTTCAGCGAGTCAGGTTTATAGCACCTTAAAAAGATGTGCCTTCAGAACGGTAAAATTGTCATTTATGGTGACAGATAAGATCTCTTTATCGGCAACTGCCGCTAACTCTGGTGGCAGAGGTAAATTCATGTCGAGTTCACGGTCGACCACATCTTTAAATTTAGCCGGGTGAGCGGTCCCTAGAAAGATGCCTTTCTCATCTTTTTCCATTGTCATAGTCAATGCCTGAGCTGCAATTGCAGCATGAGGCTCCGAGAGATAACCTACTTCATTTAACTGCTTGAGTGATGCGGAAGTATCTGATTCTGACAATGCCACACCAGAGATATCCGA is a genomic window of Shewanella psychrophila containing:
- the nfo gene encoding deoxyribonuclease IV, with the protein product MTDSRWIGAHVSAAGGIQNAPINARKIGANAFALFTKNQRRWQAAQLTQDQIETFKHNCLEANITSEGILPHDSYLINLGHPDTTQLDKSRLAFFDEMQRCEQMGLTLLNFHPGSHLRKIEISKCLTRISDSINMALDRSSKVTAVIENTAGQGSNLGHSFEQLAQIIEGVEDKTRVGICLDTCHMFAAGYDLTTEEACQHSFKQFDDIVGDKYLKAMHLNDSKTPLNSRVDRHESLGLGHIGKAAFFFIMNHPATKGIPMVLETINQDIWPQEINWLRSLSQD